One genomic region from Leguminivora glycinivorella isolate SPB_JAAS2020 chromosome 8, LegGlyc_1.1, whole genome shotgun sequence encodes:
- the LOC125228674 gene encoding uncharacterized protein LOC125228674, giving the protein MGKDKKYQCLQKRKKWNRCVLQNAREALRLKKLQVSNNSNAPISNGPNVQQTDPFNEINDQTLDDNDQTTFQNDNGKSPQQNVQFDEEIEERNEAEEISLTIEKEIEDSEVPNYVVQGRRVIDFEYFMTQLTAIESHGDKFGCRLSNLKIVQEKQTGLKSVFSYKCRMCGLKFVLNTCDDDAMKLDVNAGAVSGAIVTGIGWSNLNEINASMDLPTMSFNLYSSTHDDVAEIWRITAEQTMQKAAEDEREAAIIRGDVNDAGIAMIPVEADACWSKRSYRTNYSALSGVAAIVGEHTGKVLHVGKEI; this is encoded by the exons ATGGggaaagacaaaaaataccaaTGCCttcaaaaacgaaaaaaatggAACCGTTGCGTTTTACAGAATGCAAGAGAAGCTCTAAG ATTGAAAAAGCTACAAGTTTCAAATAATAGTAATGCTCCTATAAGTAATGGTCCCAATGTTCAACAAACCGATCCCTTCAACGAG ATCAATGACCAAACTTTAGATGACAATGACCAAACAACATTTCAAAATGATAACGGTAAATCACCACAACAAAATGTACAGTTTGATGAAGAGATTGAAGAGCGGAATGAGGCGGAAGAAATATCCCTTACAATAGAAAAAGAAATAGAAGATTCCGAA GTACCTAATTATGTCGTTCAGGGGCGGAGAGTGattgattttgaatattttatgaCACAGTTAACTGCTATTGAATCACATGGTGATAAATTCGGTTGTAGGCTGAGCAATCTGAAAATAGTTCAAGAAAAACAAACCGGACTCAAATCGGTATTTTCTTATAAATGTCGTATGTGCGGTTTAAAATTTGTACTTAACACTTGCGACGATGATGCTATGAAACTCGACGTCAACGCTGGAGCAGTATCTGGAGCAATCGTGACCGGAATTGGATGGTCAAATCTTAATGAAATCAATGCCTCGATGGATTTACCAACTATGTCGTTCAATTTGTACAGCTCTACACACGACGATGTTGCAGAAATATGGCGTATAACTGCTGAGCAAACTATGCAGAAAGCTGCCGAAGATGAACGAGAAGCCGCAATAATACGGGGCGATGTCAATGATGCAGGAATAGCAATGATACCAGTAGAAGCAGACGCCTGTTGGAGTAAACGTTCATACAGAACAAATTACTCTGCTTTATCTGGTGTGGCAGCCATCGTTGGCGAACATACCGGTAAAGTATTGCATGTTGGG AAAGAAATTTAA